The following proteins are co-located in the Salvelinus sp. IW2-2015 linkage group LG36, ASM291031v2, whole genome shotgun sequence genome:
- the dipk2b gene encoding divergent protein kinase domain 2B, with product MCGRICDTCMRVCVCVVLLSIHPIMPLKRCDQRAVGFMRLTVCVLSWLLCVCWGPTVVEAAGTPPAPQQKALSLQRAFLGLDKCNACVGTSICKKLLKDQIRFDWWMSTDTTLPLAEKQSFPGNLTDDSLSWRPVVLSFLSSPRLHSSSDRSICRSVGRQGPCSIEAVLRVTPRFQSLNQSHLLLPHIVKGLAPPLLRCPSQRLLDRVVRRYAEVVDVGSVQMKHFSERDKLRLLYTLAVNQQPLILQMFPGTEGWPFPRYQGSCGRLMVWASSRPLWGLYGSSREFVQRVDVAYQLLQITQGLGHNSLGFLLYYTRLEEDMFGLLDDQRVFITDASSIGVIDLEQGFPPDPPSQTGSGGDIFSCLGQGASPCHRSPPCSSVRPTQSLTLLCTALLPRLLLTERGAQPTRLPMEGEAEAGRLARDVPLLLGVCADPSQPDWKIMAAVGSLMDLLKPMRPCNPHYTYRYPECRYNQDY from the exons ATGTGTGGACGTATTTGTGATACGTGTatgagagtgtgcgtgtgtgtggtcctTCTCTCGATTCATCCCATCATGCCCCTAAAGCGTTGTGATCAGAGGGCCGTGGGGTTTATGaggttgacagtgtgtgtgttgagttggctgctatgtgtgtgttggggtccaACAGTAGTGGAGGCTGCTGGTACTCCCCCTGCTCCCCAGCAGAAAGCCCTCAGCCTGCAGAGAGCCTTCCTGGGGCTGGACAAGTGCAATGCCTGCGTGGGGACGTCCATCTGTAAGAAGCTCTTGAAGGACCAGATAAG GTTTGATTGGTGGATGTCCACGGATACCACACTCCCATTGGCTGAGAAGCAGAGTTTCCCGGGGAACCTTACAGATGATTCATTAAGCTGGCGTCCTGTGGTCTTGtcgttcctctcctccccccgtcTGCACTCGTCCTCCGACCGTTCAATCTGTCGCTCGGTGGGACGGCAGGGTCCCTGCAGCATCGAGGCCGTCCTCAGGGTCACACCCAGATTCCAGAGCTTGAACCAATCACATCTTTTGCTGCCCCATATTGTGAAG GGTTTGGCACCTCCCCTGCTGCGCTGTCCCTCCCAGAGACTGCTGGACCGCGTTGTGCGCCGCTATGCTGAGGTGGTGGACGTGGGCAGTGTTCAGATGAAGCACTTCTCAGAGAGAGACAAACTACGGCTGCTCTACACGCTAGCTGTCAATCAACAGCCTCTCATACTGCAG ATGTTCCCAGGCACCGAGGGCTGGCCATTCCCCCGCTACCAGGGCTCGTGTGGCAGGCTGATGGTGTGGGCAAGCTCCAGGCCTCTGTGGGGCCTTTATGGTTCCTCCAGGGAGTTCGTCCAGAGGGTGGACGTGGCCTACCAGCTACTCCAGATCACCCAGGGCCTGGGCCACAACAGTCTGGGTTTCCTGCTCTACTACACCAGGCTAGAGGAGGATATGTTCGGACTGCTGGATGACCAGCGAGTGTTCATCACAGATGCCAGCAGCATAGGGGTCATTGACCTGGAGCAGG GGTTCCCCCCAGACCCTCCCTCCCAAACAGGCTCTGGCGGGGACATCTTCTCCTGCCTGGGTCAGGGTGCATCCCCCTGCCATCGCTCTCCTCCCTGCAGCTCTGTCCGCCCTACCCAGAGCCTCACTCTGCTCTGCACAGCACTCCTGCCCAGACTGCTGCTCACAGAGAGGGGGGCCCAGCCAACCAGGCTACCCATGGAGGGTGAGGCAGAGGCGGGGAGGTTGGCAAGAGACGTGCCCCTGTTGCTGGGTGTGTGTGCAGACCCTAGCCAGCCTGACTGGAAGATCATGGCAGCAGTAGGATCTCTGATGGACCTGCTAAAACCCATGAGGCCCTGCAACCCACACTACACCTACAGGTACCCAGAGTGCAGATACAACCAAGACTACTGA